DNA sequence from the Chryseobacterium turcicum genome:
ATCGATTCCAAGAATTGTAGCGCCTTTCCGTTTTAATTCTTCGAGTGCTTTTGTACCGAGAACCAATATTAAACTGGGGTACGAGTTTCAAAACCGTACAACATTATATTCTTTAAATACATTGAATGCTACATTTGGGTATCAATGGAAAGAAAATGTAAGGAAAGAGCATGAATTGAATATCATTGATGTTTCTTTGATTCGTCCGGCAGACATTACTGAAAAATTTGAAACTAAATCTAAAGGTAACCCTTACCTTCAAAGAATAACTGACAAGCAACTTATTTTCGGTCCCACTTATTCTTACACCTACTCTACCACAATGCTTCCGAAAAAAAATACTTTCTATTATAAAGGAATGCTCGATTTAGCAGGAAATATTACAGGCCTAGTAACTGGAGCCAATGTAAGAGAAGGAAAAGAGAAAACAATATTTGGAGTTCCTTTTAGTCAATATGCCAAAATTGAAAATGATGTAAGATTCTACCGTAAGTTTAGTGAGAAAACATCTTTCGCATCGAGATTTATTGCAGGAGTTGCCATTCCGTATGGAAATTCAGAACATATCCCTTTCTCACGACAGTTTTTTGTAGGAGGAAGTAATAGTATCAGGGCATTCCGTGCAAGAACTTTGGGACCTGGGAGCTACGACCCCCGAACTCCCGATACAAACAGAGCGCTTTTTGACCAGGCGGGTGACATAAAATTAGAATTAAATGCTGAATACAGAGCCAATCTTTATAAATTCTTAAATGTTGCTGCATTTGTAGATGCCGGAAACATCTGGTTGATGAATGATGATATCAATGATGAAGGAGTCAATACAAGACCTGGAGGAAAATTTTCTAAAGATTTTTTAACCGAAATTGCTGTAGGAGCCGGAGTTGGTTTACGACTTGACTTTTCAATTTTAGTTTTAAGATTAGATTTGGCAATGCCTTTAAGAGTTCCTTATTATGAAAAAGGTGACCGATGGACTTTTGACAGAATTAATTTTGGAGATTCCAGCTGGAGAAGAGATAATCTAATACTGAATATTGCCATTGGATATCCATTTTAAATGGTTTCTGACAATTGGAGAATAGCTTTTGGCTTTTTAACTAATTAATTTTTAGACTTTGGTTTAAAACTTGAATGATTCAATAGGAACGGTCTTCAGCCCGTTTTTGTTGAGTACAAATCAAATTGGCTTTAGCCAAAACGTACTTTCAAATTTTAAACTCTCAAAACACCAAATTATGCTTAAAGAAATCAAATTTTTCTGGGAAACCGTGAAAGCGACCTTTACAGAATGGAATAATTCATCAGCTTCTAACGATTCAGCGAGTCTGGCTTATTATGCGATTTTCTCTATTCCTGGTTTGTTAATCATCATTATTTGGATTGCAGGGTATTTCTTTGGGGAAGAAGCCATTCGCGGGCAAATCAGTACTCAAATCAGCGGATTGATGGGTCAGGATGTTGCCAAAAGCATTCAGGATATGATTGCCGGTGCACTCATTGATAAAGAAAATATTTTCATGAAAATTGTGGGTGTCGGCTCATTGGTTTATGGTTCTACTACTCTATTTTTTCAGTTACAGAAATCTTTGAATAATCTTTGGGATGTAGAAGCTGCCCCTAAAAAAGCTTTAGTAAAATTTCTTTTAGACCGTGCCAATTCATTAGGGATGATTTTGATTTTAGGATTTCTGCTCATGATTACCATGGTTTTATCATCCTTAATTGGACTCTTTAATAATTTTATCACCACCTATTTTGGTCTTGAAACTTATATCATTGTAGAAATTATTAATTTCACGGTAGGATTTTTAGTGATTGTTGTGCTTTTTGCCTTAATGTTTAAAGTACTTCCTGATGTAGAAATCAGCTGGAAATCAGTATGGAAAGGGGCATTATTAACCGCTGTCCTGTTTACTTTAGGTAAATTTTTACTGAGTCTTTATTTTGGACAGTTTAAACCTACCTCAGCATTTGGAACTGCCGGTACCGTTATTTTAATTATGATGTGGATTAATTATTCGTGTATGTTGATTTTCTTCGGTGCCGAATTTACAAAAGTCTACACTTATCGAAAAGGCTATAAAATTGTCCCTTCAAAACACGCAAAATGGAGCAGTGCAAAACTGTATAGAGACAGCCAAAATGAGACTCGTATTTCTAATCAGAAAAATGAAACGCCTAAATTTAGTAATTCAGACGTTTAAATTAACAAAATGAGATGTCTTATTTTAAAAGATAAGACGTCTCAGTTTTTAACTATAAAAGCTTTTAAGATTTTGAACCTTGATAAGGTTAATAAACTTAATGAATGTCCGTTTTAATCATAACATCCGATATCAACAGGCACTTTGTCATTCTGAAAGAATCTCAACATATTAAATATAAAGCATCTTAGATTCCTACGGAAAGACAAATAAGGCGTTAAAAATTAAGTTATTATTAATTGTAAATATTTGTTAAACTTATAAAAAAATCCTCCCGAAAGTCTCAGGAGGATTAGTTTTTACATTCTGTTTACAGTACCTATTCCCAGTAAGCTTAATGATTTTTTTATCGTTTTTGCCGTGAGATCTGATAAATTCAAACGGAATTGTTTTAAATTCTCATCCTCAGTTTTTAATATCGGATTACTTTGATAAAATGAATTATATGATTTAACCAAATCATAAAGATAATTCGCAACCAAAGCCGGACTTAAAACTTCAGCCGCTTTTTCAACAATACCTTTATAATTTGCCAACTGCATTATCAATTCTTTTTCAGACTGATTCAGTTCAATATCATTAATTTCTTTATATTCAAAATTTGCTTTAGCCAATAAAGACTGAATACGTGCAAAAGTGTACTGAATGAAAGGCCCCGTATTTCCATTAAAATCAATACTCTCTTCAGGATTGAAAAGCATTTTTTTCTTAGGATCAACTTTCAACATGAAATACTTCAAGGCTCCGATTCCTACGTTTTCGTAGTTTTCATTCTTTTCCTCTTCAGTAAAGTTTTCTAATTTCCCTAGTTCTTCAGATTTAGATTTAGCAATATCAAACATATCCTGCATCAAATCATCCGCATCTACTACAGTTCCTTCACGGGATTTCATTTTTCCGTTTGGAAGTTCTACCATCCCGTAAGATAAGTGATACAGCTGATTTGCCCATTCATAACCTAATTTTCCTAAGATTTTAAATAAAACCTGGAAGTGATAATCCTGCTCGTTTCCTACCGTATAAATAAGTTTCTGAATATTGTTTTCTTTAAAACGCTCTACCGCTGTACCCAAATCCTGAGTCATATAGACAGAAGTACCGTCTGAACGAAGTAATAATTTCTCATCTAAACCGTCTTCAGTTAAATCGCACCAAACCGAACCGTCTTCTTTCTTGTACAGTACTCCTTTATCCAAACCTTCCTGAATAAGGTCTTTCCCTAAAATGTACGTATTGCTCTCGTATTGAATCTGGTCAAAACTTACCCCAAGTCTGCTGTAAGTTTGATTAAACCCTTCATACACCCACGAGTTCATTTCAGCCCAAAGACTTCTTACTTTTTCGTCTCCATTTTCCCAATCTAAAAGCATTTGCTGAGCTTCTTTCATTAAAGGAGCCTCTTTTTTAGCTTGATCTTCAGAAAGTCCCTGCTCTATCAAAGCAGCAATTTCTTTTTTATACTCTTGGTCAAATTTTACGTAATAATTCCCTACAAACTTATCGCCTTTAATATGATGAGTTGCCGGAGTTTCTCCATTACCAAATTTCTCCCAAGCCAACATCGACTTACAGATATGAATTCCTCTATCGTTGATAATCTGAGCTTTTAATACATCATATCCGGCTTCCTCAAGAATCTGTGCTACAGAAAAACCTAATAAATTATTTCTGATATGCCCTAAGTGAAGTGGTTTGTTGGTATTCGGTGAAGAATACTCTACCATCACAGTTGCATTTTTCTTTTCTATTGTTGAAAAACCTTCAGTAACAGAGGTAAACTGGTCTACAAAAAACTGGTTCTGAACTTTTACATTTAAAAATCCTTTTACCACATTGAAGCTTTCAAGCAATTCGGTTTGAGTCGTTAAAGCTTCACCCAGTTCTACACCAATGCTTTCAGGGTTTTTCTTCAATTGTTTTACCAAAGGAAAAGTAACGATGGTAAAATCTCCCTCAAATTCAGTTTTATTCTCCTGAATTTCAAGGTTGATATCTTTCAACTGATAGACATTAAGAATAACGTCTGCCAATTTTTGTTCTAATATATCTTTAATATTCATTGTTCTAATTTGAAATGCAAATATACGGAAATAAAAAAACCGCACTAAGGCGGTTTTAATATGAATGTTAAAAGAATGTTGAATATTAATTAATGTCCCAAATAAGTTTAGTATTCATTTTATCTCCTCCAATTGCACTGGCTGCAGCTTGATAATTAGTTGTATTTAATGTTTGAACGGAAGTAGGATAAAATAATCTCGTCGGCAAATCTGTTAACCCGGCAATAAGTGATGTAAATGTATATGTAGTTTGACCACCTGTCGTAGCAACGTTCAAATTAGCAGTTTGTCCTGGTAGCAATAATGTATTTGGATAACCTGTTCTTCTATATTCTGCCCATGCTTCGTAAGGTTGCATAAACAATGCAATATATTTTTGTGTCAATACGTTTTGCTGAGAAGCAGGAGGTAAATTGTTAATATATGCGGTAATATCTACTACTGGAACGCCCCATCTTTCCATTGAAGCCCTCACCCCGTTGGTATAATTAGCTTGAGACCAACCATTTGCTTCTGCTAACAAAAACTGAACTTCAGAATATTCCATTAAGATTTCTGTGTAGGCAGGCTTTAAAATATTGGTACTGAAAAAATTAGCAGAGGCAGTTTGACTTGCAGTTAATGAACTAGGAATTCCATAAGGCATGCCATTGTAATCTGCAGGATTTGTCGATTCGGTAACTGCATTGTTTAGAATCATTGTCTGAGTAGCACCAACCGGACTTGCATACTTAAATAATCTTTTGTCTAACCCAAAATTTCCCGTAGTTCCCTTTAATAAATTTATAAATGTTTTGGAAATTGCAAAATCTGATCTTTCACGAAAATCATTAAATAAAGGAGAAGGATTTACCAAATTATTCTCATAAGTTAATCCCACATTATCTGCATTTGAAGTCATTACTCCAGATGCAATAGCTTCATTAATATGAGTTTGAGCACTTGGAATAACTCCCTTTACTCTCGTTGCTACACGTAATCTTAAAGAATTAGCAAACTTTTTAAGCTTTTCTCCCGATCCAAATAATGCATCACCTTGAGTAAAAACAACTTCGTTTGTATCAATCATTTCAGAAGCTTCTTTCAACTCTTTTAAAATATCTGTATATACTTTTTTCTGGCTTGCAAATTTCGGTTGCAAGGTAACATCAATATTGAGAGCCTGAAAATCAGCATCCTGATTACCGAATGAGTAATAGGGAATATCGCCGAAAGAATCTGCCAAAGTAAGGAAAACGTAAGAAAGCATGATTCTTGAAGCTGCAATTTGATTTTCATTTGGACCATAAGTAACCATCTGAACTTTTGTTGCAGGGTTTGTATTCAAATCTATTATTTGCTTATAATCCTGTGCTACACGGTAAGAAAAACTCCATAATGATACTCCGGTAGAAAGCCTGTATTGATAACGGTCTTCTTCAGTATATCCTGTCTGAGCAGAATATTGTACCCAAGGCAATACAATTCTCCCAGATTGCCATTCGTCTCTGGTATTATCCATCAGTTCTTTATTAGCACTGTTGAAAATACCATATGTAAGAGGTTTATCTGTAGAATTGGGGTTAATATCTATTTCATCAAACTTGTCTGAGCAACTATTGGAAATCATTGAAAAAGCTGCGACCGATAATATTATAGCTATTTTTTTCATTTTTAATTAAAATTTAAAGTTAACATTGAATCCAAAAGTTCTTGTTGATGGTAAAGAACCACCTTCCATACCCTGAATATTTCCAGATCCGTAAGAAGTATTTTCAGGATCTATACCCTTATTTGCCAAATTCCATGCAAATACATTTCTTGCAAATGCAGAAATTCTGATTCCTTCAAATACATTTCCTATAAGTGATTTTGGCAACTCATATCCGATTGTTACATCTCTTAACTTTATATAACTTGCATCAAAAACGTTTTGAGCATCTACGGTATTGTAATAAGTACTACCCCAAGTTTGAGCATCAAGAAGAATATCATTTTGGGTACCGTCTTCTTTCACACCAGCAAGTACGATCCCTGCTTCTCTGTTTCCACCAAGAGCAGATTCTTCAAGCATTCCCGAGTACATTCCCCACATATGAGTGGTAGAAAAATATTTCCCACCTTGCTGAATATCAATCAAGAATGATAAGCTTAGTGATTTATATTTTAGGGTGTTTCTGAATCCCATATTATATTCGGGAAGAATTGATCCTAGAGATTTTAAATCTGAAGCTTTATAGAAACCATTTTCATCAACAACTTTATTGCCATTTCCATCATAAACGAAATCGGTTCCTAAAATTGTACCATAAGCCTGTCCGACCTGTGCCACTAATTGTGCTCTAAATGGAGCATTCGTAAGAACATAATTTTGTAAATCACCGTACAAATTAACTAACCTGTTTCTGTTTCTGGCAAAATTCCAGGTAACGTTCCACGAAAAGTTTTCATTTCTTATTGGTACTACATTCACCATTGCTTCAATACCTTTATTGGTCATCTCACCCGCATTAATTCTTTTAAATAAATAACCTGTCGCAGGATCTATAGGTAGTGCAATAATTAAATCTTTAGATTTTGTATCGTAATATGTGAAATCTAAACTCACTCTATTTTTAAATAAGCTAGCTTCAATACCAATTTCTTGAGTAACCTTCAATTCCGGTTTAATATTTGGGTCATTGGATGTATTTGGATTTGAATATTGTGGTGAACCATTAAACGGAAGTCCTATTTCTGTATAAGTCAGCCTGTTGTAAGGATCTGTTCCTAAAGCAATATTAGACCACCCCGCTCTAATTTTACCAAAAGATAACCAATCAGCATTTAATACTTTTGAAAATACAAAACTACCCGTTACTGATGGATAAAACTGATCATCGTTCAACATTGAAAACCAGTCATTTCTTCCTGTTCCCTCTACGAACAACATATCTTTATATCCTAAAGAGACCGATCCAAAAACACTTTTGACAGATGAATGAGAATCATAATTTGTTGCCAAAGAATTCTCTATTCCATTATTTAAATTATAAAGACCCGGAATAATTAATCCACCTACAGTTGTACCACGAAGCCAACTCATTTTATTATCTCTAATATTAAATCCAGCAAAAGCATTTAAGCTGAAATCACCAAAATTATTATTGTAGTGTGCTCTACCTTCATAATTGAACTCAGAAACATTTCTTTTTTCAAGTGTATAATTTGAAATTGCTTGAGATCCAACTGCAACCCTTGAGCTGATATTTTGTGAGTACAAATCTGCATATACTTTACCCGTAATATAAAAATGCTTATCTATGTTGTACGTCAAACCTGCATTACCGAAAAATCGATTTCTGCTATCAGCAGAAGTATTTTCGAAAATTGTCCAATAAGGGTTATCCGAATATTTAGGAGCGGCATTATCCCAAGAAGTTCTATTCCAGGTTCTTTGGCTTCCGTCTGCTAATTTATAATCCATTAATTTTACAAAATCTAAATTTCGCTGTCCGAATTGATAAAATTTTTGAGCTACTGAATTATCTCCATATCCAACCTCAGGTCTATTAAAACCTTCAGTATGTACATAATTTAATACAGCATCTGCTTTCAATTTTTCAGAAAGTTTAGAATTTAAATTGATGCTGAAATTATCTTTTTTAATTTTTGATGTGGGAACAATACCATTGATATTAGTATTTGTATAAGATAAACGCACATTGGTATCACCAAAAGATTTTGCAACCGATAAATTATTGGTATAGGCGACACCTGTTTTAAAGAAAGAATCTACATCGTTTTTCGGTGCAATAAATGGAACGGGCTTTAAGTAATCAGCGGAAAATTCAGGATCAAACGCATACCAAGGAAGATACATAAGATTGGGATCATATTTTGGTCCCCAAGAAGCATCTGTCTGATATTCCTGAATATTATACGTTGTTCCATTAATTGATTGAGTAGGAAGAGTAAACTGAGATCCACCTCCATATTGATTTTGTAATTTTGGTCTGATATAGATTTCTTCAAACGCAACACCTGTATTGAACTGAACATCAGTTTTACCTTTTTTAGCTGATTTTGTTGTGTATAAAATAGCTCCATTTCCTGCTCTAGATCCATAAAGTGCCGCTGCAGGACCACCCTTTAATACAGTTACACTTTCAATATCATCAGGATTAATGTCAAAGGAAGCGTCTCCATAATCTCTACCACCTGCTCCTCTCTGTGTATCTACATCGTTTACGTTTGAATTATCCAAAGGAACACCATCAACAATAATTAATGGTCTGTTTTCTCCAGTAATAGAGCTGATTCCACGCATTGTAATTCTAGTAGAACCTCCCATCGTACTGGGAGCAGTAACTTGAACTCCGGCAACATTTCCTGATAAGGCACTTACCGCATTCGTTTGTCCTGCATCAGAAATTACATCACCTTTGATTTCTTGAGAAGCATATCCTAAAGCTTTTTTTTCTCTCTTAATTCCTAGTGCAGTAACAACTACACCTTCGATTTCTTGTGTTTTTAGGGAATCTCCCGGCTTTATTTGCGCTTGTGCAACCACAAAAGACGAGGAAAGTACTAAAATTAGCACCCCTGCGGTTAATTTCTTCATATTAATATTAATTTTGCGTTAACAAAGTTGTAAAAACTTCTCTTATAAAACTGTTAAAATTTCAAAAAATTATTATTTTTAACATAATAATCAAGCTTTTAATGCATTTTTACAACTCTCAAATGTTAATATTTATGGATTTACTAAAAAAATGGTCAAAAGATTATATCGAAGCAGGTTGCGATGAGGTAGGAAGAGGTTGTTTGTGCGGGCCGGTAGTTGCAGCAGCAGTAATTTTAGATGAAAATTTTGAGCAAAACCTCATCAATGATTCAAAGAAATTGAGCTTTAAAACCCGAATGGATTTGGATAGTTATATTAAAGATAATGTGAAAAGTTTTGCCATTGCTGAGCTTCCGCCCTCTTTTATAGATGAGCACAATATACTGAATGCCAGCATTCATGCCATGCACAATGCTTTAGATAAACTTGCTATAAGACCTGAATTTATATTGGTAGATGGAAATAAATTTCATCCTTATAATTTTATTCCGCATCAATGCGTAATTAAAGGAGATTCTAAATTTTTGTCAATTGCAGCGGCTTCTATTTTAGCCAAGAATTATAGAGATAAATTGATGATTGAGCTTCATGAAGAACACCCCGAGTATGGATGGAATACCAACTTTGGTTATGCCACAAAAAAGCACCAGGAAGCCCTGATAAAGCATGGTATAACGAAACATCACCGTTTGTCTTTCCGATTAAAATATGACTAAAATATTTCACTAGTGAATTATCATTAAAGAAATAAGTCAAATCTTAATTTAAATTATTTCTAAATAAAAAAGAGAAGCAATAAATTGCTTCTCTTTTTGTTATAATAAGTTATTTTTTCTTGCCTTTCGTTTGCTCTTGCGTTTTCTGAGCATCCTGAGCCTTTTCCATCATTTCTCTCATTCGCTTTTGGAACTTTCCTTCAGCTTTAGGCTTTTCTTTGTTGGCCTGAATTTGAGCATGAATTTTCTTTTCATCCAGAATCACATACTTAATAACAAGAATAATCAAGATATTAATCGCATTCGATACAAAATAATACCAAGATAAACCTGAAGCAGAAGTGTTAAGGAAGAATAAGAATGTAATCGGGAAGATATACATAATCACTTTCATATTTGGCATTCCCTCCTGTTGTGGCTGCTGCATATTTCCTGAAGTCATTACTGTATAGATTAAAATCACAATGGTACATGCAATCGCAAAAACACTTAAGTGATCTCCTAAGAAAGGAACATTAAATGGTAATTTAATTAAATCATCATATGCTGTAAGATCTTTTGCAAACCAGAACCCTTGTCCTCTTAAGTCGATAAAGTTCGGAAAGAATCTAAATAATGCATAGAAAATAGGAATCTGTACCAATGCCGGAAGACATCCCGCCATTTGATTTACGCCTGCCTTTCTGTAGATTTCCATCGTAGCCTGTTGCTTTTTCATAGGATCTGCATCCTTGAATTTTGCATTAGCTTCATCAATCTCCGGACGAATTACCTTCATCATGGCACTCAATTTATGCTGCTTATACATAATTGGTGATAAAATCAACTTCACAATAATGGTCATTAGGAAAATTACCCAACCTGCAGATATTCCCCAGCTCGCAATAATACTGTATAACCACATGAAGAAATAACGGTTCATTGCACCAATGAAAGACCAACCTAAAGGTAAAATTTCGTCAAAATTTTTGTCGTAAGATTTTAATAAAGGCAAATCTAATGGCATGAAATACCATGTAAAATCTTGATTCAACTCACTTCCCTGCATCTGAACAAAACCTTCAAAATTAAGCTTCTTCAAATACTCACCTTCTTCAATACCTTCTTGATTTCCTTTACTGTGGGTAAACCCGTTTTTAGCTTCAATTACTGATGAGAAAAACTGCTGTTTTACACCGATCCAATTAAGGGTTTCTTTTTCCTCATTCATCTCTGTTCTGCCATCATAATCATAATCTTTATAATTATTAAATGCATACGCAAATTCTGAATGGGTTTGCTCCTGAGCTCTACCTTTTTCAAGGTTTCTCACTCGGTAATCCCAAATAAAATCTGCTTTATTATCAGAAGTTACATTCGCTAGACCTTGAGTTCTTACTTTAAAATCTAAAGTATATTGATCTTTAAGCTCTGCTTTAGGATTATTATTAATCGTATAAATAAACTGAATGGTTGCACCGTTGTAATTTGCCGTTAACGTAACAGAATTACCATTAACAACCGGAGAAAACACCAAATCTTTGGTATTAACCGTTTTTCCTGTTTTATCTTTAAACTGAAAACCGTAGCTCGAATTATTCTTAGTAATCAAATTAAGCGGAAGATCTGCCTTATCGGTTTTGCGATCATATGCTTTGTACTTTAAGAGTTCAACTTTTGAAACCTGACCTCCCAAACTTGAAAACTCAAGGCTTAACTCGTTGTTTGCCAAATTGGAAACCTGAATTGCATTCGGGGTTACATTGGGATTGATATCGGCTGCCGGAGTTGGTTTTACGGGATTTTTTGCTTGTTCTGTTTTCTGCTGCTCAGCTTTCAGCTTTTCTTCTTCCTGTTGATTATTCTGAAAATAAAACATGAATCCGAAAAGGACCAAACATAAAACCGCAAAACTAATAATCTGACTTTTATCGAGTCCTTTGTTCTCTTGCATTTTATTTTTATTAAAATTTTTTAAATATTTATTTTATAACATTTCAAATAATTTCAAGTTTAAATTATTTGAAACATTAAGAAAAATAAGTTTTAAAGATTAATTAAGAAATATCTAAAGATATTTTAAGCATATTGCTTAAAATTCGCTTGCGAAACCTTAACAATTCTTTTATTCTTAAATGCCTTAATGTTTTAAAAACTAAAACATATTTACATTGATAGCATTGCTATATTTTAGAGTCGACAAAAATACTGTTTTTTTATCAAAACTCTACAGTATAATGTGTTACTATATAATAAACTCAGACTGATTATTCTCAGTCTGAGTTTATATATAACGTTTATAATTTGATAATTACTTTAGATTCAAACCTTATCGGTTTAAAAAACCTGTAAGTCATCACCATCCAAAAGGTTTTATCAATTAATTTTCTTATTAATTTTTCTCACAAGCCTTAATAAAAGCTTTGAATAAAGGATGCGGAGTTGCCACCGTACTCTTGTATTCTGGGTGATATTGTACTCCCACGTAGAAAGGATGATCTGTCATTTCAAGGGCTTCCACCAATCCTGTTTCAGGGTTTGTCCCGGTAGCTAAGAAACCATTTTTTTCGAATTCTTGAAGATAATCACTGTTGAATTCATAACGGTGACGGTGTCTTTCAGAAATATTTTTAGCTCCGTAAATTTCATATAGCTTAGAAGCATTTTTCAATGAACATTTCCAAGCACCAAGACGCATGGTACCTCCTTTATCTACAACATTTTTCTGCTCTTCCATGATAGAGATTACAGGATCTGGTGTAGACGTATCAAATTCCATTGAGTTTGCTTTTGAGTGCCCAAGAACATTTCTGGCAAATTCAATCGTCATAATCTGCATTCCTAAACAAATCCCTAACATCGGAACTTTATTTTCTCTTGCGTATTGAGCCGTAAGAACTTTACCTTCAATTCCTCTGTCACCAAAACCTGGGGCAACAAGAATCCCATCAACACCTTGTAAAGTTTCTTTAATATTTTCTGCAGTAATCTCTCCACTGTATACCCATCTTACTTTCACTTCAGTCTCAAGACTTGCCCCTGCATGTTTGAAAGCTTCAGCAATAGAAATATAAGAATCTTGTAGAGAAATATATTTTCCTACTAATGCAATTTCTACCGTTCTTTTAGGATTTTTGAATTTTTTAAGGAAAGTTTTCCAATCTTTAAGGTCAGCTTCTTTGTCATTTTTAAGATCTAATTCTTTTAGAACTACATCATCAAAATTCTGCTTTTGAAGGTACATCGGAACTTCATAGATAGTTTCCAAATCTTTACATTCAATTACATTATCCAAAGAAACGTTACAGAATTGAGCTAATTTTGCTCTCTGATCTTTTGGAATATTGTGCTCTGTTCTACATACTAAAACATCTGCCATAATTCCGCTTTCCATCAATTGACGAACAGAATGTTGAGAAGGTTTAGTTTTCAATTCCCCACTTGAAGCCAAATATGGCAACAAAGTAAGGTGAATTACCATAGAATTATTCTCTCCCAATTCCCATTTCAACTGACGTACAGTTTCAATGTATGGTAAAGACTCAATATCTCCTACAGTTCCACCGATCTCAGTAATGATGATATCGTAGTTCTGCTTAGATAGCATTTTAATTCTACGTTTAATTTCGTTGGTAATATGAGGGATTACCTGCACTGTTTTTCCAAGGAAATCTCCTTTTCTTTCTTTATCAATTACAGTTTGGTAGATTTTCCCAGTGGTAACGTTGTTGTTTTGAGAAGTAGGAGCATCAAGATAACGCTCATAGTGCCCTAAATCCAAATCCGTCTCTGCGCCATCTTCGGTCACATAGCATTCTCCGTGTTCATAAGGGTTTAATGTTCCTGGGTCGATGTTAATATAAGGATCCAGTTTTTGAATGGTTACATTAAAGCCGCGTGATTTTAGTAGAAGTCCCAGAGAAGCAGAAACGATTCCCTTTCCCAAAGATGAAGTTACACCTCCTGTCACAAAGATGTACTTTGTATTCTTTTTACTCATTAGATTAGGTTTGTGCAAAGTTAGGGGAAAAAGAAAAGCAAAGCAATTTTGTTTACCTTTTAAATTTTAAAATATTGATTTCCTTCATCAAAAACACTATTCCAGGCGGTAAAAACTAGCCTTAAAGTTTCTATTAAAAATAAAAAGGTTTCTCAAAAATCATTTTGAGAAACCTTTCACTTAAACCAAATTATATATAAAAATTATTATTTCACTAATTCTAAAAACAGACTT
Encoded proteins:
- a CDS encoding CTP synthase, translating into MSKKNTKYIFVTGGVTSSLGKGIVSASLGLLLKSRGFNVTIQKLDPYINIDPGTLNPYEHGECYVTEDGAETDLDLGHYERYLDAPTSQNNNVTTGKIYQTVIDKERKGDFLGKTVQVIPHITNEIKRRIKMLSKQNYDIIITEIGGTVGDIESLPYIETVRQLKWELGENNSMVIHLTLLPYLASSGELKTKPSQHSVRQLMESGIMADVLVCRTEHNIPKDQRAKLAQFCNVSLDNVIECKDLETIYEVPMYLQKQNFDDVVLKELDLKNDKEADLKDWKTFLKKFKNPKRTVEIALVGKYISLQDSYISIAEAFKHAGASLETEVKVRWVYSGEITAENIKETLQGVDGILVAPGFGDRGIEGKVLTAQYARENKVPMLGICLGMQIMTIEFARNVLGHSKANSMEFDTSTPDPVISIMEEQKNVVDKGGTMRLGAWKCSLKNASKLYEIYGAKNISERHRHRYEFNSDYLQEFEKNGFLATGTNPETGLVEALEMTDHPFYVGVQYHPEYKSTVATPHPLFKAFIKACEKN